In a single window of the Pieris rapae chromosome 9, ilPieRapa1.1, whole genome shotgun sequence genome:
- the LOC110996266 gene encoding equilibrative nucleoside transporter 3: MDSAEVITNEDGIETVENEDDIDFSEERELVSDSCSTKILDSESEPLDRYRLVYFLFYLFGITSLVPWNFLITANDYWMYKFRDVEPNNLTMYVRKTQFQAEFTSYLNVATAIPNLVFLILNSLYGHLVSVRSRLLGSLIVVTLSFIVTTSLVLVDTDEWQNTFFIITMITVVIMTAASAIFISGLMGTASKFSREYMAAVISGQSLGGIIAAVAQIISLAFKISPLHSALIYFCIADFMVITSLISYAFLYKIDYFSHHVLRGNGMVVNRSREAYLTIVLKKIWVYAFSIFAVYGISMCVYPAVTVLVESHPATTGTDWNNIFFVPVVNYLIFNCGDYAGRLVAGFILRPTNQWIIAAASIFRVIGVPMLMFCNAQPRKHLPVIFLWDYEYIMIMIVFSFTNGYLTNIVMVNATRVVDMHEREKASSIIVTLLSVGLTAGAAIGMLLVRLL; this comes from the exons ATGGATAGCGCAGAAGTAATAACTAATGAAGACGGAATAGAAACAGTTGAAAACGAGGATGACATTGATTTCTCGGAAGAAAGAGAATTAGTTAGTGATTCATGTTCAACAAAGATTTTGGACAGCGAGTCGGAGCCCTTGGACAGATATCGCCtcgtttattttctattttatttatttggtattaCTTCCCTTGTTCCTTGGAACTTCTTGATAACTGCTAATGAC tattGGATGTATAAATTTAGAGATGTAGAGCCAAATAATCTGACAATGTATGTAAGAAAAACACAGTTTCAAGCTGAATTTACATCCTATCTCAATGTTGCAACAGCAATACCAAACTTGGTATTTCTTATACTTAATTCCCTATATGGACATTT aGTATCTGTAAGAAGTAGACTTCTAGGGTCACTAATTGTAGTGACTTTATCATTTATTGTTACCACATCGCTGGTGCTTGTGGACACAGATGAATGgcagaatacattttttatcatcACAATGATAACAGTGGTTATTATGactg CTGCCAGTGCGATTTTCATCTCGGGCCTAATGGGGACTGCAAGCAAATTCTCCCGCGAATACATGGCAGCTGTGATCAGTGGGCAATCATTGGGTGGGATAATAGCTGCCGTTGCGCAGATAATATCGCTTGCCTTCAAAATATCTCCCTTACACAGCGCACTAATTTATTTCTGCATCGCCGACTTTATGGTCATAACCTCCCTTATTTCGTATGCGTTCCTATACAAAATCGACTATTTTTCGCATCACGTATTGAGGGGCAATGGCATGGTTGTTAATAGGAGCCGGGAGGCGTATCTAACGATTGTACTGAAGAAGATTTGGGTGTACGCTTTTAGTATTTTCGCGGTGTATGGGATTTCGATGTGCGTCTACCCGGCTGTTACTGTACTGGTCGAATCACATCCGGCTACAACTGGGACCGATTGGAATA ATATATTCTTCGTGCCCGTCGTCAATtaccttatatttaattgcgGTGACTATGCGGGTAGACTGGTCGCTGGATTTATTCTTCGG CCCACAAACCAATGGATCATCGCTGCAGCTAGTATATTCCGTGTCATCGGAGTACCTATGCTGATGTTCTGTAACGCTCAACCCCGGAAGCACTTGCCTGTGATCTTCCTGTGGGACTACGAGTACATCATGATCATGATTGTCTTCTCTTTTACCAATGGATATTTGACCAATATCGTCATGGTTAATGCTACGAG
- the LOC110998093 gene encoding uncharacterized protein LOC110998093, with product MESNFTARTEVPNQAAQGPSTSTACDDNSTPENTTSEAKTIKLVTPGKSRKRKLTVSDLDDFDLCVIRRKIQSYYLNNSVPTLRKLHCDLKADINFKGSIESLRKILHKLGFSYKKNKSKRMVLMERYDVVAWRSRFLREIDNNRRSDNPRPIVYLDETYLHPGYKVKKCWQSE from the coding sequence atggaaagtaattttacagcgaGAACTGAAGTCCCTAATCAAGCAGCTCAAGGACCTTCCACATCCACAGCTTGTGATGACAATTCCACACCAGAGAACACTACTTCCGAGGCTAAGACGATAAAACTAGTCACTCCaggtaaaagtagaaaaagaaaattaactgtTTCTGATTTGGATGACTTTGATCTTTGTGTTATTAGACGCAAAATccaatcttattatttaaataattccgtCCCTACTCTCAGAAAATTACATTGTGATCTAAAGGCAGACATCAATTTCAAGGGTAGTATAGAATCTCTCAGAAAAATACTACACAAGTTgggatttagttataaaaagaataaatccaAAAGGATGGTTCTCATGGAGCGATATGATGTTGTTGCCTGGCGATCAAGATTTTTACGAGAAATAGACAATAATAGAAGGAGTGACAATCCGAGGCCAATCGTTTATTTGGACGAGACTTATTTACACCCTggctataaagttaaaaaatgttggcaGTCTGAGTAA